The proteins below are encoded in one region of Macrococcus armenti:
- the spoVG gene encoding septation regulator SpoVG, whose translation MKVTDVRMRKLITDSRMKALVSITLDDVFVVHDLRVIEGNNGLFVAMPSKRTSDGEFRDIAHPINSEMRQEIQDAVMKVYDETEAVEPTAHHTDASETEEANEQSE comes from the coding sequence ATGAAAGTCACAGATGTAAGAATGAGAAAATTAATTACAGATAGTAGAATGAAAGCATTAGTATCTATTACATTAGATGATGTGTTTGTTGTGCATGATCTTCGTGTAATCGAAGGGAATAACGGATTGTTTGTAGCAATGCCGAGTAAACGCACTTCTGATGGCGAATTCCGTGATATCGCACATCCGATTAATAGTGAAATGCGTCAGGAAATTCAGGATGCTGTTATGAAAGTTTATGATGAGACCGAAGCTGTAGAACCTACAGCACATCATACAGATGCATCAGAAACTGAAGAAGCGAACGAACAAAGTGAATAA
- a CDS encoding ribose-phosphate diphosphokinase, translated as MMNSEYKNTSLKIFSLNGNKPLAEEIAKVVGIPLGKSSVKRFSDGEVQINIEESIRGCDVFIVQPTSNPVNEHLMELLIMIDALKRASAETINIVMPYYGYARQDRKARSREPITAKLVADMMEKAGADRVIALDLHAPQIQGFFNIPIDHLMGVPILADYFDAKEEIDKDSIVVVSPDHGGVTRARKMADRLKAPIAIIDKRRPKPNVAEVMNIVGDINGKTAIIIDDIIDTAGTITLAAQALIDKGAKEVYACCTHPVLSGPAYQRITDSAIKELVVTNSILLPEENKPTKIKQLSVGELLAQAIVRVYEQESVSILFD; from the coding sequence ATGATGAATAGTGAATACAAAAACACATCTTTAAAAATATTTTCTTTAAACGGTAATAAGCCATTAGCGGAAGAAATCGCTAAAGTAGTAGGGATTCCATTAGGGAAATCAAGCGTTAAACGTTTCAGTGACGGTGAAGTGCAAATTAATATTGAAGAAAGTATTCGTGGATGTGATGTATTTATCGTACAACCAACATCTAACCCTGTTAACGAACATTTAATGGAGTTATTAATTATGATCGATGCATTAAAGCGTGCATCTGCAGAAACGATTAATATCGTTATGCCATATTACGGTTATGCAAGACAAGACCGTAAAGCAAGAAGTCGTGAGCCGATTACTGCGAAATTAGTAGCAGATATGATGGAAAAAGCGGGTGCAGATCGCGTTATCGCACTTGATTTACACGCACCTCAAATTCAAGGGTTCTTCAACATTCCGATTGACCACTTAATGGGAGTGCCAATTCTTGCGGATTACTTCGATGCAAAAGAAGAAATTGATAAAGACTCTATCGTAGTTGTATCACCTGACCATGGTGGGGTTACACGTGCACGTAAAATGGCGGACCGTCTAAAAGCACCAATTGCAATTATTGATAAACGTCGTCCGAAGCCGAATGTAGCGGAAGTTATGAATATCGTTGGTGATATTAATGGTAAAACAGCGATTATTATCGATGATATTATTGATACAGCAGGTACGATTACATTAGCGGCACAAGCGTTAATTGACAAAGGTGCAAAAGAAGTATATGCATGCTGTACACACCCTGTATTATCAGGCCCAGCATACCAACGTATTACAGATTCAGCGATTAAAGAACTCGTTGTAACGAATTCAATTTTATTACCTGAAGAAAACAAACCGACTAAAATTAAACAACTTTCAGTAGGTGAATTATTAGCGCAGGCAATTGTTCGTGTATATGAGCAGGAGTCAGTAAGTATATTATTCGATTAA
- the pth gene encoding aminoacyl-tRNA hydrolase, producing the protein MKCIVGLGNIGKKYEQTRHNVGFMVVDAFLDKYNIDLDKQKFKGNYTVANIHGEKVLFIEPMTYMNLSGEAVRPLMDYYKVSVEDLVVLYDDLDMPQGRIRIRQKGSAGGQNGMRSMIQHLGTQEFKRIRLGIGRPEGRKPVVDYVLQKFSDDEMITMEKVIDHTIEALEAFIKGEKFENVMNKYNGDV; encoded by the coding sequence ATGAAGTGTATTGTTGGTCTAGGTAATATAGGTAAGAAATATGAGCAAACACGCCATAACGTTGGTTTTATGGTAGTAGATGCATTTTTAGATAAATATAATATCGATTTAGATAAACAGAAGTTTAAAGGGAATTATACAGTGGCGAATATTCATGGCGAGAAAGTACTGTTCATTGAACCTATGACATACATGAATTTGTCTGGAGAAGCAGTGCGTCCATTAATGGATTATTATAAAGTTTCAGTCGAAGATCTAGTAGTACTTTATGATGATTTAGATATGCCGCAAGGGCGCATTCGTATTCGTCAAAAAGGTTCTGCCGGTGGACAAAATGGAATGCGTTCAATGATTCAGCATTTAGGTACGCAGGAATTTAAACGCATCAGACTAGGTATCGGTCGCCCGGAAGGTCGTAAGCCAGTTGTCGATTATGTATTACAAAAATTTAGTGATGATGAGATGATTACGATGGAAAAAGTAATCGATCACACAATTGAAGCGTTAGAAGCGTTTATTAAAGGCGAAAAGTTTGAAAATGTAATGAACAAGTATAACGGTGATGTATAA
- a CDS encoding 50S ribosomal protein L25/general stress protein Ctc — translation MTSLKAIIRQGKQTKGSLNKIRNEGKIPAVVYGFGANNTSVKVDEPEFIKVIREVGRNGIIELGVGSKTIKVMVSDYQIDPIKNQITHIDFLSINMKSELTVDVVVNLTGEAVGAKEGGVVQQPLFQLSVTATPDEIPESIEVDVTELNVGDSILVGDLKANKSYTINNEDDEAIVSVVPPTVAPAEGEEVEDAEGEAVEATEEVKEEAEGEEKAE, via the coding sequence ATGACTTCATTAAAAGCAATTATTAGACAAGGTAAACAAACGAAAGGTTCATTAAACAAAATCAGAAACGAAGGTAAAATTCCGGCAGTAGTTTATGGATTCGGTGCAAACAATACTTCAGTTAAAGTTGATGAGCCAGAATTTATTAAAGTTATCCGTGAAGTAGGGCGTAATGGTATTATCGAGTTAGGTGTAGGATCAAAAACAATCAAAGTTATGGTATCAGATTACCAAATTGACCCAATTAAAAACCAAATTACACATATTGACTTCTTATCAATCAATATGAAATCAGAATTAACAGTAGATGTTGTTGTAAACTTAACAGGTGAAGCTGTAGGTGCTAAAGAAGGTGGCGTTGTTCAGCAACCATTATTCCAATTATCGGTTACAGCAACACCAGACGAAATTCCGGAATCAATTGAAGTAGATGTAACAGAATTAAATGTTGGAGACTCTATTTTAGTTGGTGATTTAAAAGCTAACAAATCATATACAATTAACAACGAAGACGATGAGGCGATTGTTTCTGTAGTACCTCCGACTGTAGCACCTGCTGAAGGTGAAGAAGTGGAAGATGCTGAAGGTGAAGCAGTAGAAGCTACTGAAGAAGTTAAAGAAGAAGCTGAAGGCGAAGAAAAAGCTGAATAA
- the purR gene encoding pur operon repressor gives MKFKRSERIVYMTSYLLSHPNELVPLTYFVEKFGQAKSSISEDVQIIKDTFEKEEIGIITTTAGASGGVMFKHRMYYDEAERLIKTLCTMLQEKERLLPGGYLFMSDVVGNPRLLNQVGKLIATMYMNREIDAVVTIATKGISLANAVAGIMNLPVVVIRKDNKVTEGSTVSINYVSGSSRKIETMVLSKRTLPEGSKVLIVDDFMRAGGSITGVMNLMNEFKATVKGVTVLVESKEVKNRLIQDYTSLVKLSDVDEYNQSFTVEEGNCLDKFSKVGRNE, from the coding sequence ATGAAGTTTAAAAGGAGCGAGCGTATCGTATATATGACGAGTTATTTGCTCAGTCATCCAAATGAACTTGTACCGTTAACATATTTTGTAGAAAAATTCGGACAAGCAAAGTCATCTATAAGTGAAGACGTACAAATAATTAAAGATACATTTGAAAAAGAAGAAATTGGCATTATTACGACAACAGCAGGTGCAAGCGGTGGCGTCATGTTCAAACATCGTATGTATTATGATGAAGCAGAAAGATTGATAAAAACGTTATGTACGATGCTTCAGGAAAAAGAAAGACTGCTTCCAGGTGGTTACTTATTTATGTCCGATGTTGTAGGAAACCCTAGATTACTAAACCAGGTCGGAAAGCTGATAGCTACGATGTATATGAATAGGGAAATAGACGCCGTTGTAACGATAGCAACAAAAGGAATTTCCCTGGCAAATGCAGTAGCGGGCATTATGAATTTACCGGTCGTTGTTATTCGAAAGGATAATAAAGTGACTGAAGGGTCTACAGTGTCGATTAATTATGTTTCAGGATCTTCACGTAAGATAGAGACAATGGTATTATCAAAACGTACATTGCCGGAAGGATCGAAAGTATTAATCGTTGATGATTTCATGCGAGCGGGTGGTTCTATAACGGGTGTTATGAATTTGATGAATGAGTTTAAAGCAACCGTAAAAGGGGTAACAGTACTTGTAGAATCGAAAGAAGTTAAGAATCGTTTAATTCAGGACTATACCTCTTTGGTGAAATTATCGGATGTTGATGAGTATAATCAATCTTTTACAGTTGAAGAAGGCAATTGCTTAGACAAATTTTCTAAAGTAGGGAGAAATGAGTAA
- the veg gene encoding biofilm formation stimulator Veg translates to MPKTLVDIKKILDCQLGNRIVLRANGGRKKLIERRGVLKETYPSVFVVELDQEQHNFERVSYTYTDVLTENVQVTFVNDQQEEFLVQ, encoded by the coding sequence ATGCCAAAAACATTAGTAGACATCAAAAAAATTCTTGACTGTCAGTTAGGTAATCGAATTGTACTAAGAGCTAATGGAGGACGTAAAAAGTTAATTGAGCGCCGTGGCGTGCTTAAAGAAACTTATCCATCAGTTTTCGTGGTCGAGTTAGACCAGGAGCAACATAATTTTGAGCGTGTGTCTTATACATACACTGACGTTTTAACAGAAAACGTACAAGTAACATTTGTAAATGATCAACAAGAAGAATTTCTTGTACAATAA
- the mfd gene encoding transcription-repair coupling factor, whose translation MMQILDQFIYRDERFQEYNKALGKKDVLITGLNSSAKAVMIAESYKYHQKQMVIVMSNLYQAEKLERDLVQLVDEDAVFKFPVQDIMIEEFSTKSPDLMQERIRTLTHLAKGQNGLFLIPVNGLEKLISQKETFLKYHIDIKLGMDIDLIELQQQLIDMGYQKRERVTTLGEFSVRGGLIDVYPMIGEPVRIELFDTEVDAIRAFDADSQRSLHNIEHVELSTASEFIFSKEDIDLMALNLNDAFEATRTKIKTNVRDDLRETYETIKLNMTELLNHNVLRRMVKFAYPIETTIVDYLKEDAIIIIDEYNRVVEAKDATIRENSEFMESLIESGRGFVGQTFVKEGCLNQLTHHHKVAYFTLFTASMSVQLEEIFKFSCKPVQQFYGQYDLMLSEFERYRKNDFNIVVLATNDTRKEKIKTMLTDMKLPVTFRAEESKPGISIIAKGDLSEGLELPYMKLVIITERELFKLRKEKPKRTQKKLSNAEKIKSYQELNIGDYVVHTHHGVGRYLGVETLLVNKMHKDYIKIQYKGTDQLFVPVDQMDQVQKFVGSEDKDPKLNKLGGTEWKKTKARVQKNVEDIAEELLKLYQERERVEGYQFGPDTEEQENFEMDFPYEPTDDQKQSLVEIKADMEKRKPMDRLLCGDVGYGKTEVAVRAAFKAVMDGKQVAFLVPTTILAQQHYETIMERMQDYPVEIQMMSRFRTTKEINETKKGLKSGFVDIVVGTHKLLGKDIEYKDLGLLIVDEEQRFGVTHKEKIKALKTNVDVLTLTATPIPRTLHMSLLGVRDLSVIETPPENRFPVQTYVLEYQHNFIKEAMERELSRNGQVFYLYNRVATIYQKAEQLEMMMPDARIAVAHGQMSERELEETMLGFINGEYDILVTTTIIETGVDVPNANTLIIEDADRFGLSQLYQLRGRVGRSNRISYAYFLHAPNKVLTEVAEQRLQAIKEFTELGSGFKIAMRDLNIRGAGNLLGKQQHGFIDSVGYDLYSEMLQQAVNEKRGIKEETIVPQLEIDVEIDAYIPAEYIREEQAKIEFYKKLRSVTTEQELIDVQDEMTDRFGEYPEAVDHLMKIVEIKVNALNFGIIQVKDIGKTIELESSEATTSRINGERLFKATESFGRDLKIEFKNNKITFILKKNANWLLSLVQLSQCIQEGIMMDGE comes from the coding sequence ATAATGCAAATACTGGATCAATTTATTTATAGAGATGAACGATTTCAGGAATATAATAAGGCGCTTGGCAAAAAAGATGTATTGATAACAGGTTTAAATTCTTCAGCTAAAGCAGTTATGATTGCTGAAAGTTACAAATATCATCAAAAGCAGATGGTTATTGTTATGAGCAACTTATATCAGGCTGAAAAGTTAGAAAGAGATTTAGTACAGCTCGTTGATGAAGATGCAGTATTTAAGTTTCCGGTTCAGGATATTATGATTGAGGAGTTCTCAACTAAAAGCCCGGATTTAATGCAGGAGAGAATTAGAACGCTTACCCATTTGGCGAAAGGCCAGAATGGGTTATTTCTCATTCCGGTGAATGGTTTAGAAAAACTGATTAGTCAGAAGGAAACTTTTTTAAAGTATCATATTGATATTAAATTAGGTATGGATATAGATTTAATTGAATTACAGCAACAACTTATCGATATGGGATATCAAAAACGAGAACGTGTTACAACGCTCGGTGAGTTTTCTGTTCGTGGCGGTTTGATTGATGTATATCCAATGATTGGTGAGCCGGTGCGTATAGAGTTGTTTGATACCGAAGTCGATGCAATTCGCGCATTTGATGCTGATAGTCAGAGGTCACTTCATAATATTGAACACGTCGAATTAAGCACCGCAAGTGAATTTATTTTCTCGAAAGAAGATATTGATTTGATGGCGCTTAATTTAAATGATGCATTTGAAGCGACGCGTACTAAAATCAAAACGAATGTACGTGACGATTTAAGAGAAACGTATGAAACAATTAAATTAAATATGACAGAATTACTCAATCATAATGTGCTGCGTCGCATGGTTAAGTTTGCGTATCCTATAGAGACGACAATTGTAGATTATTTAAAGGAAGACGCAATTATAATTATAGATGAGTATAATCGCGTAGTTGAAGCAAAAGACGCGACAATCCGTGAAAACAGCGAATTTATGGAATCGCTTATCGAGTCCGGACGCGGGTTTGTTGGTCAGACATTCGTGAAAGAAGGGTGTTTAAATCAATTAACGCATCATCATAAAGTTGCATACTTTACGCTATTCACAGCGAGTATGTCTGTACAGCTGGAAGAAATATTTAAGTTCTCCTGTAAACCTGTTCAGCAATTTTATGGTCAATATGATTTGATGCTTTCAGAATTCGAACGCTATCGCAAAAATGATTTTAATATTGTCGTATTGGCAACGAATGATACAAGAAAAGAAAAAATTAAGACGATGTTAACCGACATGAAGCTTCCTGTAACATTCCGTGCAGAAGAGAGTAAGCCAGGGATATCTATCATCGCGAAAGGTGATCTTTCAGAAGGTCTGGAACTCCCTTATATGAAGCTCGTCATCATTACAGAGAGAGAGCTTTTTAAACTACGTAAGGAAAAACCGAAACGTACACAGAAGAAGCTATCGAATGCAGAAAAGATTAAGTCATACCAGGAGCTTAATATAGGCGATTATGTTGTACATACGCATCATGGTGTCGGACGTTATTTAGGTGTAGAGACACTGCTTGTCAATAAGATGCATAAAGACTACATTAAAATTCAGTACAAAGGGACAGATCAGCTATTTGTACCCGTAGATCAGATGGATCAAGTACAGAAGTTTGTTGGCTCTGAAGACAAGGATCCAAAGCTTAATAAACTTGGTGGAACTGAATGGAAGAAAACGAAGGCGCGCGTTCAGAAGAATGTAGAAGATATCGCAGAAGAATTGCTGAAACTGTATCAGGAACGTGAGCGTGTTGAAGGTTATCAGTTTGGTCCTGATACAGAAGAACAGGAAAACTTTGAAATGGACTTCCCTTATGAACCGACTGATGATCAGAAACAGAGTCTCGTTGAAATAAAAGCTGACATGGAAAAACGAAAGCCGATGGACCGTCTGTTATGTGGAGATGTTGGTTACGGTAAGACGGAAGTTGCTGTTCGAGCAGCGTTTAAAGCGGTAATGGATGGTAAGCAAGTAGCATTTCTAGTACCGACAACGATATTAGCACAGCAGCACTATGAAACGATAATGGAACGTATGCAGGATTACCCTGTAGAAATTCAGATGATGAGTCGATTCAGAACGACAAAAGAGATTAATGAAACGAAGAAGGGGCTAAAGTCCGGATTTGTCGATATTGTTGTAGGAACGCATAAGTTACTTGGGAAAGATATTGAATATAAAGATTTAGGGTTATTAATTGTGGATGAAGAACAACGTTTCGGCGTAACGCATAAGGAAAAGATAAAAGCGTTAAAAACAAATGTAGATGTATTGACGCTAACGGCTACGCCAATTCCAAGAACATTGCATATGAGTCTGCTTGGTGTAAGAGATTTATCTGTTATAGAAACGCCACCAGAAAATAGATTTCCTGTGCAAACATACGTACTTGAGTATCAGCATAACTTCATAAAAGAAGCAATGGAACGTGAGTTATCAAGAAATGGGCAAGTATTCTACCTCTACAACCGCGTTGCGACAATTTATCAAAAGGCAGAGCAGCTTGAGATGATGATGCCGGATGCGCGTATTGCAGTTGCGCATGGGCAGATGTCTGAACGTGAACTTGAAGAAACAATGCTCGGATTCATTAATGGTGAGTACGATATATTAGTGACAACAACAATTATTGAAACAGGTGTTGATGTCCCGAACGCGAATACATTAATTATAGAAGATGCCGATCGATTCGGGCTCAGTCAGTTGTATCAACTTCGTGGTCGTGTCGGCAGAAGCAATCGAATTAGTTATGCGTATTTCCTGCATGCACCAAATAAAGTGCTCACAGAAGTAGCGGAGCAACGTTTACAGGCGATTAAAGAATTTACAGAGCTTGGATCGGGATTTAAGATTGCAATGCGGGATTTAAATATTCGTGGTGCAGGTAACTTACTCGGTAAACAGCAGCATGGATTTATTGACTCTGTCGGATATGATCTATACTCAGAAATGTTACAGCAAGCAGTGAATGAAAAACGTGGCATTAAAGAGGAAACAATCGTACCACAACTTGAGATTGATGTGGAAATCGATGCATATATTCCAGCTGAATATATTAGAGAAGAGCAGGCGAAGATAGAATTTTATAAAAAGCTTCGCAGCGTAACGACAGAGCAGGAATTAATTGATGTACAGGATGAAATGACGGATCGATTTGGTGAATATCCAGAAGCGGTTGATCACTTGATGAAAATTGTTGAGATTAAAGTTAATGCATTGAATTTTGGTATTATCCAAGTTAAAGATATTGGGAAAACAATTGAACTTGAATCATCTGAAGCGACAACGTCACGTATTAACGGAGAACGACTTTTTAAAGCTACAGAAAGCTTTGGTCGAGATTTGAAGATAGAATTTAAGAACAATAAAATCACTTTTATATTAAAGAAAAATGCAAACTGGTTATTGTCACTCGTTCAACTATCGCAGTGCATTCAGGAAGGAATAATGATGGATGGAGAGTAA
- a CDS encoding RidA family protein, which translates to MKNVISKNAPAAIGPYCHAVVVNNMVYTSGQIPLTLQGELVSDDVQAQTKQVLENLSAVLKDSGASLDSVVKTTIFISDMNDFPLINEVYGEYFHTHLPARSCVEVSRLPKDVKVEIEAVALKL; encoded by the coding sequence ATGAAAAATGTTATTTCTAAAAATGCACCAGCAGCAATCGGTCCATACTGTCATGCAGTTGTAGTAAACAATATGGTTTATACGAGTGGACAGATTCCGTTAACGCTTCAAGGAGAGCTTGTAAGTGACGACGTTCAAGCGCAAACGAAACAAGTTCTTGAAAACTTATCAGCAGTATTAAAGGATAGTGGCGCGAGTTTAGATAGTGTTGTTAAAACGACAATCTTTATTAGCGACATGAATGATTTCCCGCTGATTAATGAAGTTTATGGAGAGTATTTCCATACGCATTTACCTGCAAGAAGTTGTGTTGAAGTGAGTCGCTTGCCAAAGGATGTAAAGGTTGAAATCGAAGCGGTAGCCCTGAAATTATAA
- the ispE gene encoding 4-(cytidine 5'-diphospho)-2-C-methyl-D-erythritol kinase, whose product MIYENAPAKINLTLDTLFKRSDGYHEVEMIMTTVDLYDRLTLEKRKDKRIVLKIEHRYVPNDHRNLAYKAAQLMMERYDLKQGVTITLDKTIPIAAGLAGGSSDAAATFRGMNRLFNLGLSLDTLAELSSEIGSDIPFCVHGKTTLCKGRGEVLEHLPKPPACWVVLAKPEISVSTQEVYGALDLTAPHDVIDNARCKTAIESGDYQEMIQSLGNRLEPVTIEMHPVIQMLKDTMMKAGADAAMMSGSGPTVYGLAAKERQAKGIVNALKGCCKEVYMVRMLG is encoded by the coding sequence ATGATTTATGAAAATGCACCGGCAAAAATAAATTTAACACTTGATACGCTGTTTAAAAGAAGTGATGGCTATCATGAAGTTGAGATGATTATGACAACTGTTGATTTGTATGACAGGCTAACATTAGAGAAACGCAAGGACAAAAGAATAGTACTCAAAATTGAACATCGTTACGTACCGAATGATCATCGTAACTTAGCATATAAAGCGGCACAATTAATGATGGAACGCTATGACTTAAAACAAGGTGTAACGATTACGCTTGATAAAACGATTCCGATAGCTGCAGGGCTTGCGGGAGGTTCAAGCGATGCGGCAGCGACATTTAGAGGGATGAACAGACTCTTTAATTTAGGATTATCACTTGATACACTTGCAGAGCTGTCCAGCGAAATTGGATCAGATATTCCGTTTTGCGTCCATGGTAAGACAACGTTATGTAAGGGGCGTGGAGAAGTGCTTGAGCACTTACCGAAACCTCCGGCATGCTGGGTTGTATTAGCGAAACCGGAAATTAGTGTATCAACTCAAGAAGTTTATGGCGCGCTTGATTTAACAGCGCCACATGACGTCATCGATAATGCACGTTGTAAAACGGCAATTGAATCCGGTGACTATCAGGAGATGATACAGTCGCTTGGAAATCGTCTGGAGCCTGTGACGATTGAAATGCATCCGGTTATTCAGATGCTGAAAGATACGATGATGAAAGCAGGTGCGGATGCGGCGATGATGAGTGGTAGTGGTCCGACTGTATATGGCCTTGCAGCGAAAGAAAGACAGGCAAAAGGAATTGTAAATGCATTAAAAGGCTGCTGTAAAGAAGTGTATATGGTAAGAATGTTAGGGTAG
- the glmU gene encoding bifunctional UDP-N-acetylglucosamine diphosphorylase/glucosamine-1-phosphate N-acetyltransferase GlmU: MTRQAVILAAGKGTRMKSKLHKVLHPVCGKPMVQHVIDNIKKADVTEIVTIVGYGAEDVKAALKEQSLFSMQAEQLGTAHAVQMAAEHLQNKQGTTIVICGDTPLISEETIAGFIAHHETTGAKATILSAKTNTPFGYGRIIRDEHGAVERIVEEKDATIEEKLVNEVSSGTFCFDNALLFELLQQVDNNNAQGEYYLPDVIRLLREKGELVEAYVTEDFSETLGINDRYNLSIAEQTLRLRINKQHMMNGVTIVDPLTTYIDTEVTIGNDTVIEPGVMLKGNTQIGSEVVITSGSTITDSEIGNGVTVKHSIISESKVDDGTTIGPFAQLRPGSILGKEVKIGNFVEVKKATLEDEAKVSHLSYIGDAEIGARTNVGCGAITVNYDGKNKFKTVVGKDAFIGCNSNLVAPVTVGDGSFVAAGSTITDDVPEKSLALGRARQTNKEGYYNK; the protein is encoded by the coding sequence ATGACGAGACAAGCTGTTATTCTCGCTGCTGGTAAGGGTACGAGAATGAAGTCAAAGCTTCACAAAGTGTTGCACCCTGTCTGTGGTAAGCCGATGGTGCAACATGTCATAGATAATATTAAGAAGGCAGATGTCACAGAAATCGTAACGATTGTCGGATATGGTGCAGAAGATGTTAAAGCAGCGCTAAAGGAACAATCATTGTTCAGTATGCAAGCTGAGCAACTCGGTACAGCGCATGCTGTGCAAATGGCAGCTGAGCACTTACAGAATAAGCAAGGAACAACGATTGTAATTTGTGGAGATACACCGCTTATTTCAGAAGAAACAATCGCTGGTTTTATTGCACATCACGAAACTACAGGTGCGAAAGCTACAATTCTTTCAGCGAAGACGAATACACCATTCGGTTACGGTAGAATTATTCGTGATGAACATGGTGCAGTTGAGCGTATTGTGGAAGAGAAAGATGCCACTATAGAAGAAAAACTTGTGAATGAAGTAAGCTCTGGAACATTTTGTTTTGATAATGCATTGCTATTTGAATTACTTCAGCAAGTTGATAACAACAATGCACAAGGTGAGTACTACCTTCCGGATGTGATAAGGCTCCTGCGTGAAAAAGGTGAGCTTGTAGAAGCATATGTTACTGAAGACTTTAGTGAAACATTAGGAATTAATGATAGATATAATTTATCGATTGCAGAACAAACGTTACGTCTACGTATTAACAAACAGCATATGATGAATGGTGTTACGATTGTTGATCCGTTAACGACGTACATAGATACAGAAGTAACAATCGGTAATGACACGGTGATTGAGCCGGGTGTAATGCTTAAAGGTAATACACAGATCGGTAGTGAGGTTGTTATTACATCAGGTAGCACAATTACTGATAGTGAAATTGGTAATGGTGTTACAGTGAAGCATTCTATTATCAGTGAGTCTAAAGTAGACGACGGTACAACGATAGGACCATTTGCTCAACTGAGACCGGGTAGCATTCTTGGAAAAGAAGTGAAGATTGGTAATTTCGTTGAAGTGAAAAAAGCGACGCTTGAAGATGAAGCGAAAGTATCTCATTTAAGCTATATTGGAGACGCTGAAATTGGTGCACGCACAAATGTTGGGTGCGGTGCAATTACTGTAAATTATGATGGCAAGAATAAATTTAAAACAGTAGTAGGGAAAGACGCATTTATCGGATGTAATTCAAACTTAGTAGCACCGGTTACTGTCGGTGATGGTTCATTCGTTGCTGCTGGTAGTACGATTACAGATGATGTACCAGAGAAGAGTTTAGCATTAGGACGCGCGCGTCAAACAAATAAAGAAGGCTATTATAATAAATAA